In Gemmata obscuriglobus, a single genomic region encodes these proteins:
- a CDS encoding phage portal protein yields the protein MYPAITLTALDVPAPLPEPDAHAHLRTELAAKVRRLEETLLSLDNLLAPQDWLDAGDGFPGPGCWRVNRPAQRTQDRTRAPLSYLNEEEWRQHVALARDLCTRNHLALGFRDHVSNFIGPVQISFVPRARGAARDTAPGLVSACTRAWAEWCEFAEWGQGEEDREEECRRRLIVEGETTLRFFVGDEASDGLPYARHVEPELIRTPPGGSTADRCGWGVVTAEGDDEREEGLWVCDPADVSRGREVPASEYVRVKGNVDRTVKRGLSDFLPVGEQLRKVLGLLDNMAHVARVQAAIAWWEQYPAATAEQVAAQVRLGADYHRPKGAPGSAGAGTEVTGYEAGTVVRTEGGREVKPGPVSSGTAGFEAVERMVLRGVGFRWGCPSYFSGDGDASFASVLVTGSPFVRLTQARQERVKAFACRVASRVVEFCERSGRLPRGVSKWVRAVGTCGPVVIADEEKKARTFLALYQQNCADPLEFVRSTGADPEQVAANIRAWKARFEPPGPGGGGGAGGTPGGGPSPSPPGSAGGDGSSPNAPVGEGRKPCACHGLARESTGGTDAPANGETKDSLGRRICYSDGERVACSGDDAADGEPEAGAKDGFDAAAVGKQLVDEKLVPDENELNEIRANGIPKGGKHEDKVEKRWEQVIARVLGSGWVVSTSSNAAADVTGSLEIDGKPCRVVLDGKFSVAVGAAYDQLPDAVQNKLKDSAQHGENTVVAYVVAYHTPATGNGGVAEDGVYLRIGAMPQVINVSDSVVKRAREFGPFRILNKDQYAALREGKPEAVQALRDNLTQRLTAIDLKRYKAQEQLDDVAQTGKAADKLSEMVEASQKHAVDPKAVGKQTAAALSGANAAVRNAHVAAVVAGAPAAEQAGAAAAVLSGLTDEGQKAAVLTGGLAGLNPGSLSAEQLAVLERLLAAARGTAPPNPPG from the coding sequence ATGTACCCGGCGATCACCCTGACGGCCCTCGACGTTCCCGCCCCGCTCCCCGAGCCGGACGCGCACGCGCACCTCCGCACCGAGCTGGCCGCCAAGGTGCGGCGGCTCGAAGAAACCCTCCTGTCGCTCGACAACCTGCTGGCCCCGCAGGACTGGCTGGACGCCGGCGACGGGTTCCCCGGCCCCGGCTGCTGGCGGGTGAACCGCCCGGCCCAGCGGACCCAGGACCGCACCCGCGCGCCCCTCTCGTACCTGAACGAGGAGGAGTGGCGCCAGCACGTCGCCCTGGCCCGCGACCTGTGTACCCGCAACCACCTGGCGCTCGGGTTCCGCGACCACGTCTCCAACTTCATCGGCCCCGTTCAGATCAGCTTCGTGCCCCGCGCCCGCGGCGCCGCACGCGACACCGCCCCGGGGCTGGTGTCGGCGTGTACCCGCGCGTGGGCCGAGTGGTGCGAGTTCGCCGAGTGGGGGCAGGGTGAAGAGGACCGCGAAGAGGAGTGCCGGCGCCGGCTCATCGTGGAGGGCGAAACCACCCTGCGGTTCTTCGTGGGCGACGAGGCGTCGGACGGGCTGCCGTACGCGCGCCACGTGGAGCCGGAACTGATCCGCACCCCGCCCGGGGGCAGCACCGCGGACCGGTGCGGGTGGGGCGTGGTGACGGCCGAGGGGGACGACGAGCGCGAGGAGGGGCTGTGGGTGTGCGACCCGGCGGACGTGTCGCGCGGGCGCGAGGTGCCGGCGTCCGAGTACGTGCGGGTGAAAGGGAACGTGGACCGCACGGTGAAGCGGGGCCTGTCGGACTTCCTGCCGGTGGGCGAGCAGTTGCGGAAGGTGCTGGGGCTGCTGGACAACATGGCCCACGTGGCCCGCGTCCAGGCGGCGATCGCGTGGTGGGAACAGTACCCGGCGGCGACGGCCGAGCAGGTGGCGGCGCAGGTGCGGCTGGGGGCGGACTACCACCGGCCCAAGGGGGCTCCGGGTTCGGCCGGGGCGGGCACGGAGGTGACCGGGTACGAGGCCGGGACGGTGGTGCGGACGGAGGGCGGGCGGGAGGTGAAGCCGGGGCCGGTGTCGAGCGGGACGGCCGGGTTCGAGGCGGTGGAGCGGATGGTGCTGCGCGGGGTCGGGTTCCGGTGGGGGTGCCCGAGCTACTTCAGCGGCGACGGTGACGCCAGCTTCGCAAGCGTGCTGGTGACGGGGTCGCCGTTCGTGCGTCTGACGCAGGCGCGCCAGGAGCGGGTGAAGGCGTTCGCGTGCCGTGTGGCGTCGCGGGTGGTGGAGTTCTGTGAGCGTTCGGGCCGGCTCCCGCGTGGGGTGTCGAAGTGGGTGCGGGCGGTGGGCACGTGCGGGCCGGTAGTGATCGCGGACGAGGAGAAGAAGGCGCGGACGTTCCTGGCCTTGTACCAGCAGAACTGCGCGGACCCGCTGGAGTTCGTGCGCTCGACGGGCGCGGACCCGGAGCAGGTGGCGGCGAACATCCGGGCGTGGAAGGCGCGGTTCGAGCCCCCGGGGCCGGGCGGCGGCGGGGGCGCCGGGGGGACGCCGGGCGGCGGCCCGAGCCCGTCGCCGCCGGGCAGCGCCGGCGGGGACGGGAGCAGCCCGAACGCGCCGGTGGGGGAGGGGCGCAAGCCGTGCGCGTGCCACGGGCTCGCGCGGGAGAGCACGGGCGGCACAGACGCGCCAGCGAACGGGGAAACAAAAGACTCGCTCGGTCGGCGGATTTGCTATTCGGATGGAGAGCGCGTTGCATGCTCTGGCGATGATGCTGCGGATGGGGAACCGGAAGCCGGCGCGAAGGACGGTTTCGACGCGGCGGCGGTGGGGAAGCAGTTGGTGGATGAGAAGCTGGTGCCCGATGAGAACGAGCTGAACGAGATCCGCGCGAACGGCATCCCGAAGGGCGGGAAGCACGAGGACAAGGTTGAGAAGAGGTGGGAGCAGGTTATTGCCCGGGTGCTGGGGTCGGGGTGGGTGGTCAGCACGTCGTCGAACGCTGCGGCCGACGTGACCGGTAGTCTAGAGATCGACGGTAAGCCGTGTCGCGTTGTGCTCGACGGGAAGTTCAGCGTCGCCGTCGGGGCGGCGTACGATCAACTCCCGGACGCGGTGCAGAACAAGTTAAAGGACTCGGCCCAGCACGGCGAGAACACGGTCGTCGCCTACGTCGTGGCGTACCACACGCCGGCAACGGGCAACGGCGGTGTAGCGGAAGACGGGGTATACTTGCGCATCGGCGCGATGCCGCAGGTGATTAACGTGTCCGACAGCGTGGTGAAGCGGGCGCGGGAGTTCGGCCCGTTTCGGATTCTGAACAAGGACCAGTACGCGGCCTTACGCGAAGGCAAGCCGGAAGCCGTGCAGGCGCTGCGCGACAACCTGACTCAGCGGCTCACGGCGATCGATCTCAAGCGGTACAAGGCCCAAGAGCAACTTGACGACGTGGCGCAAACGGGTAAGGCCGCGGATAAGCTGAGTGAGATGGTTGAGGCGTCGCAAAAGCACGCCGTGGATCCGAAGGCCGTCGGGAAGCAAACGGCCGCCGCGCTGAGCGGGGCCAACGCGGCGGTCCGGAATGCCCACGTGGCGGCGGTGGTGGCGGGTGCCCCGGCGGCCGAGCAGGCGGGCGCGGCGGCGGCGGTGCTGAGCGGGCTGACGGACGAGGGGCAGAAGGCGGCCGTGCTGACGGGCGGGTTGGCCGGGCTGAACCCGGGGAGCCTGAGCGCCGAGCAACTGGCCGTGTTGGAGCGGCTGCTCGCCGCCGCCCGGGGCACCGCTCCGCCGAACCCGCCGGGCTGA
- a CDS encoding response regulator produces the protein MCPVPPSESTTESEPPLRVLCVDDNNDAADTTVELLCAVGFEARACYSGPTALALAATFHPGVCLLDLNMPGMDGDELARRLRPDPDAGPVVLVALTAMSDDNSRRRIAAAGFDLHLVKPVDPHQLVTVVDKLWHSWAVRQKQSERAQAAQ, from the coding sequence ATGTGCCCTGTACCACCGAGCGAGAGCACGACCGAATCGGAACCGCCGCTGCGGGTGCTCTGCGTGGACGACAACAACGACGCCGCCGACACGACCGTCGAGCTGCTGTGCGCCGTCGGGTTCGAGGCGCGGGCCTGTTACAGCGGTCCGACGGCGCTGGCGCTGGCGGCAACGTTCCACCCGGGGGTGTGCCTGCTGGACCTGAACATGCCGGGCATGGACGGCGACGAGCTGGCGCGGCGGCTGCGCCCGGACCCGGACGCCGGGCCGGTGGTGCTGGTCGCGCTCACGGCGATGAGCGACGACAACAGCCGGCGGCGCATCGCGGCGGCCGGGTTCGACCTCCACCTGGTGAAGCCGGTGGACCCGCACCAACTGGTCACGGTGGTGGACAAGCTGTGGCACTCGTGGGCGGTGCGGCAGAAGCAGTCCGAACGCGCGCAAGCGGCGCAGTAG
- a CDS encoding DUF6948 domain-containing protein has product MTDPDEATLLRAIGAYPGEVTARLAYADWLDEHGRGLEAAWVRDEGTAPPWVTDLAGDGEGAGAGDGGGDGDNDRGHGDLNNGPGDGAGSGEGRGGFGYCDIAGTGSGLEGGYARGYGNGGGYGHGGYGTPNKPHITHEEFPMPSPGTYVIVRSRDQGCVCGEYRGHHGREVVLGKARQIYSWEGGRLTLFDFAVVPGPCRLSREAPGEVVMLEACGIIPTTPEVEAFLRAHPGE; this is encoded by the coding sequence ATGACCGACCCCGACGAAGCCACGCTGCTTCGCGCCATCGGCGCCTACCCGGGCGAGGTGACGGCCCGGCTCGCGTATGCGGACTGGCTCGACGAGCACGGCCGCGGCCTCGAAGCCGCCTGGGTGCGCGACGAGGGCACGGCCCCGCCGTGGGTGACCGACCTTGCCGGTGACGGTGAAGGCGCTGGTGCGGGTGACGGCGGCGGCGATGGTGACAATGACCGCGGCCACGGCGACCTCAACAACGGCCCCGGCGACGGCGCCGGCAGCGGTGAAGGCCGCGGCGGTTTCGGCTACTGCGACATCGCCGGCACCGGTAGCGGCTTGGAAGGCGGTTACGCCCGCGGCTACGGGAACGGCGGGGGCTACGGCCACGGCGGCTACGGAACCCCAAACAAGCCCCACATTACACACGAGGAGTTTCCCATGCCTTCACCCGGTACGTATGTGATCGTGCGTTCGCGGGATCAGGGCTGCGTGTGCGGTGAGTACCGGGGTCACCACGGGCGGGAAGTGGTGCTGGGGAAGGCGCGTCAGATCTACTCGTGGGAGGGCGGTCGTCTGACGCTGTTCGACTTCGCGGTGGTGCCGGGGCCGTGCCGCCTCTCCCGTGAGGCGCCGGGGGAGGTGGTGATGCTGGAGGCGTGCGGGATCATCCCGACGACGCCCGAGGTGGAAGCGTTCCTGCGAGCGCACCCGGGCGAGTAG
- a CDS encoding GNAT family N-acetyltransferase — protein MSTLLAPAPVPDPAPVAVRPAVPGDWTFLDHLQRLHHHAIGFLSRAALGEAIDRGRVLLALENGLPAGYLYAAPRYHRRADVAVIYQAAVSFDARRRHLGTGLVRAFAERLPATVGQVSLWCAADLEAGGFWSALGFTPVAMRAGAHNKRTHVFWCCNPRYTGSGPVGTFWVPEATRGGVVRATRTVTRLAPARGEG, from the coding sequence ATGAGCACCCTTCTTGCGCCGGCTCCGGTTCCCGATCCTGCGCCCGTGGCGGTCCGCCCGGCGGTGCCGGGTGACTGGACGTTCCTCGACCACCTCCAGCGGTTGCACCACCACGCCATCGGGTTCCTGTCACGTGCCGCGCTGGGCGAGGCCATCGACCGCGGGCGGGTGCTGCTGGCGCTGGAGAACGGCTTGCCGGCCGGGTACCTGTACGCCGCGCCGCGCTACCACCGGCGGGCGGACGTGGCCGTGATCTATCAGGCGGCGGTGAGCTTCGATGCGCGGCGCCGGCACCTGGGCACCGGTCTGGTGCGGGCGTTCGCGGAGCGGTTGCCGGCGACGGTCGGGCAGGTGTCCCTGTGGTGCGCCGCGGACCTGGAGGCGGGCGGGTTCTGGTCGGCGCTGGGGTTTACGCCGGTGGCGATGCGGGCCGGGGCGCACAACAAGCGGACGCACGTGTTCTGGTGCTGTAACCCCCGTTACACCGGGTCGGGGCCGGTGGGGACGTTCTGGGTGCCGGAGGCGACGCGCGGCGGTGTGGTCCGCGCCACCCGTACGGTGACGCGCCTCGCGCCGGCGCGGGGCGAAGGTTAG
- a CDS encoding DUF1304 family protein, whose translation MRIAPNVLTALLAAAHLFFFVLEAVIWNTPAADRFRETLNFKNDQTEGAKVAINQGLCNAFLARGLVLGLLRLRAGRPDGRLVLCLFLGFIAVAGVVGYWSVQPEPRGAVAFLVGQTGLALAALVCLFRQPA comes from the coding sequence ATGCGGATCGCCCCGAACGTCCTCACCGCGCTGCTGGCGGCGGCGCACCTGTTCTTCTTCGTTCTCGAGGCGGTGATCTGGAACACGCCGGCGGCCGACCGGTTCCGTGAAACGCTCAACTTCAAGAACGACCAGACCGAGGGGGCGAAGGTCGCGATCAACCAGGGGCTCTGCAACGCGTTCCTGGCGCGCGGGCTCGTACTGGGCCTGTTGCGGTTGCGGGCGGGCCGGCCCGACGGCCGGCTGGTGCTGTGCCTGTTCCTCGGGTTCATCGCCGTCGCGGGCGTTGTGGGGTACTGGTCGGTTCAGCCGGAGCCGCGCGGGGCGGTCGCGTTCCTGGTCGGGCAGACGGGGCTGGCGCTCGCCGCGCTGGTGTGCCTCTTCCGACAGCCGGCGTGA
- a CDS encoding TIGR02996 domain-containing protein, giving the protein MTDPDEAALLAAIIAAPADDTPRLVYADWLQEQAADATCGECDAGRVFGRDVQSLRPAGAWHTCRRCGGSGRLTDGRAGRAEFIRVQCELAALNDRHRRGDATPADAERLEALRRREGQLTMTVYPREIWPTFDWLRGLGINPYNCVLDSRGGWIAAVTCDAATWIAHGDAIRARHPVTAVRLTTVPEVGWVPPAHGRDGYFAFARDPAARRITWAEYRAGCAAHAPPGEPDPSASEYNPDVGVLLACRFGDGVDFEVPLH; this is encoded by the coding sequence ATGACGGACCCCGACGAGGCCGCGCTGCTGGCCGCCATCATCGCCGCGCCCGCCGACGACACCCCGCGCCTCGTGTACGCCGACTGGCTCCAGGAGCAGGCCGCCGACGCCACCTGCGGCGAGTGCGACGCCGGCCGCGTGTTCGGCCGCGACGTGCAGTCGCTCCGGCCCGCCGGGGCGTGGCACACCTGCCGCCGGTGCGGCGGGTCCGGCCGCCTCACCGACGGCCGCGCGGGCCGGGCCGAGTTCATTCGCGTGCAGTGCGAACTCGCGGCGCTGAACGACCGGCACCGCCGCGGCGACGCGACCCCCGCGGACGCCGAGCGGCTGGAGGCGCTCCGGCGGCGCGAGGGGCAACTGACCATGACCGTCTACCCGCGCGAGATCTGGCCCACCTTCGACTGGCTCCGCGGGCTCGGCATCAACCCCTACAACTGTGTGCTCGATTCCCGCGGCGGCTGGATCGCGGCGGTCACCTGCGACGCCGCGACCTGGATCGCCCACGGGGACGCGATCCGCGCCCGGCACCCGGTCACCGCCGTGCGGCTGACGACGGTGCCGGAGGTCGGTTGGGTGCCGCCGGCGCACGGGCGCGACGGCTACTTCGCGTTCGCCCGCGACCCGGCCGCCCGGCGCATCACCTGGGCCGAGTACCGGGCCGGCTGCGCGGCGCACGCCCCGCCCGGCGAGCCGGACCCGAGCGCCTCCGAATACAACCCGGATGTGGGCGTCCTGCTGGCGTGCCGGTTCGGAGACGGTGTCGATTTCGAAGTCCCGTTGCACTGA
- a CDS encoding ATP-binding protein: MSSAMSTVDLVTCESEPIHIPGRVQPHGALLAVSEPDGVVVQASANCADLLGLPELPLGRPLADVLGRDLTAALAAPDPRPLAPLPVSVGGRAFDVIAHRHAGRLIVELEPAGGATTDPDRLVRFTLANLRNGLHLQPFCEVVAREVRALTGYDRVMVYRFDPDWNGEVYAEVKREDLEPFLGLHYPASDIPAQARRLYHLNLVRHLPDITYASSALVPELDPGTGAPLDLSHAVLRSVSPIHVEYLKNMDVAGTLTISLLKDGRLWGLVACHHYAPLFLPYRVRAACESLGVLVSLQLSAKQDAEDLRCRAAAQERLGRLAAALVGDDPVAVLAERPDELIGLTRAAGAAVVSGGRVTLAGATPGAEQAARVAQWLRDGNRGEYDTHALPAAVPGTDPATASGLLAVPLGGGDYLLWFRPELIASVRWAGDPHYKRVVTGPNGPRLSPRGSFTLWREEQRGKSEPWGACDRDAAHTLHEMVLTALARRGAGLEAEARRRDDFLAAVAHELRNPIAPIQNAAQLVRMSAGGNAVAARAADMIERQTGALRRIVEDLLDASRAGQGKLRVDLVPLDLAPLVRAAVEDARAALEANGIALAARTPAAPVRVRGDAVRLRQVISNLLTNAGKFTDRGGRVTVALGADATAASLSVADTGIGIAAADLRRVFQAFAQSEGSLERSREGLGLGLALVRSIAELHGGSASAASDGPGHGTTFTVRLPLDTSAP; encoded by the coding sequence ATGTCCTCGGCCATGAGCACGGTCGATCTGGTCACCTGCGAGAGCGAGCCGATCCACATCCCCGGGCGGGTCCAGCCGCACGGGGCGCTACTGGCCGTTTCCGAACCCGACGGGGTCGTGGTTCAGGCCAGCGCGAACTGCGCCGACCTCCTCGGGCTGCCGGAACTGCCGCTCGGGCGCCCACTCGCCGACGTGCTGGGCCGCGACCTCACCGCCGCGCTCGCCGCGCCCGACCCGCGCCCCCTCGCCCCGCTCCCGGTGAGCGTCGGCGGGCGCGCGTTCGATGTCATCGCGCACCGGCACGCCGGCCGCCTCATCGTGGAACTCGAGCCCGCCGGGGGCGCGACCACGGACCCCGACCGGCTCGTGCGGTTCACCCTCGCGAACCTGCGCAACGGCCTTCACCTGCAACCCTTCTGCGAGGTGGTCGCGCGTGAGGTGCGGGCGCTCACCGGGTACGACCGGGTCATGGTGTACCGGTTCGACCCGGACTGGAACGGCGAGGTGTACGCCGAGGTCAAGCGCGAGGACCTGGAGCCGTTCCTCGGGCTGCACTACCCGGCGTCGGACATCCCCGCCCAGGCGCGCCGGCTGTACCACCTGAACCTCGTGCGACACCTCCCGGACATCACCTATGCGTCCTCCGCCCTCGTGCCGGAGCTGGACCCGGGCACCGGCGCCCCGCTGGACCTGAGCCACGCGGTGCTGCGGAGCGTGTCCCCGATCCACGTCGAGTACCTCAAGAACATGGACGTGGCCGGGACGCTCACCATCTCCCTCTTGAAGGACGGGCGGCTGTGGGGGCTGGTCGCGTGCCACCACTACGCCCCCCTGTTCCTGCCGTACCGGGTGCGGGCCGCGTGCGAGTCGCTCGGGGTGCTCGTGTCCCTCCAACTGTCCGCCAAGCAGGACGCCGAGGACCTGCGGTGCCGGGCGGCGGCCCAGGAGCGGCTCGGCCGGCTGGCCGCAGCACTCGTCGGCGACGACCCGGTCGCGGTGCTGGCCGAGCGACCCGACGAGCTGATCGGGCTGACGCGCGCCGCCGGCGCGGCCGTCGTGTCCGGCGGGCGGGTGACCCTCGCCGGCGCGACCCCGGGCGCGGAGCAGGCCGCCCGGGTGGCGCAGTGGCTGCGGGACGGCAACCGCGGCGAGTACGACACGCACGCGCTGCCCGCCGCCGTGCCCGGCACCGACCCGGCGACCGCCAGCGGGCTCCTCGCCGTCCCGCTGGGCGGCGGCGACTACCTGCTGTGGTTCCGCCCGGAGCTGATCGCCTCCGTGCGCTGGGCCGGCGACCCGCACTACAAGCGGGTGGTGACCGGCCCGAACGGCCCGCGGCTCTCGCCGCGCGGGTCGTTCACGCTGTGGCGCGAGGAGCAGCGCGGGAAGTCCGAGCCGTGGGGCGCGTGCGACCGGGACGCGGCCCACACGCTCCACGAGATGGTGCTCACCGCGCTCGCCCGGCGCGGGGCCGGGCTGGAGGCCGAGGCCCGGCGCCGCGACGACTTCCTCGCCGCCGTGGCCCACGAGTTGCGGAACCCGATCGCCCCGATCCAGAACGCCGCGCAGCTCGTTCGCATGAGCGCCGGGGGGAACGCGGTCGCCGCCCGGGCGGCCGACATGATCGAGCGGCAGACGGGCGCCCTGCGGCGCATCGTGGAGGACCTGCTCGACGCCAGCCGCGCCGGCCAGGGCAAGCTCCGGGTCGATCTCGTCCCGCTCGACCTCGCCCCGCTCGTGCGGGCCGCGGTGGAGGACGCCCGCGCGGCGCTGGAGGCGAACGGGATCGCGCTCGCGGCCCGCACCCCGGCGGCCCCGGTGCGGGTGCGGGGCGACGCGGTCCGGCTGCGCCAGGTGATCAGCAACCTGCTCACCAACGCCGGGAAGTTCACCGACCGGGGCGGCCGGGTCACCGTCGCGCTCGGCGCCGACGCCACCGCCGCGTCCCTGTCCGTCGCCGACACCGGCATCGGGATCGCCGCGGCGGACCTGCGGCGCGTGTTCCAGGCGTTCGCCCAGTCCGAGGGGTCGCTCGAGCGCAGCCGCGAGGGGCTCGGGCTCGGGCTGGCGCTCGTGCGGTCGATCGCCGAGTTGCACGGCGGCAGCGCCTCCGCGGCCAGCGACGGCCCCGGGCACGGCACCACGTTCACGGTCCGGCTCCCGCTCGACACCTCGGCCCCGTGA
- a CDS encoding DUF6948 domain-containing protein, protein MTTDEAALLRAIAAHPGEVTARLAYADWLDEHGRGIEAAWVRDEGTAPWVTELGGGDGDGGCDADGTGTGDDHGSGNGDGDGDGYGDSNGDGYGDGTNCGDGAGRGDGRGYGAGGGGSEIHDYSIRGGNHGYGRGYGYCYGDSDGDGDGNGQGHGYNPIAAHNLQHLIPHQEVHMPESGAYVIVRSRDQGCVCGEYRGHHGREVVLGKARQIYSWEGGRLTLFDFAVVPGPCRLSREAPGEVVMLEACGIIPTTPEVEAFLRAHPGE, encoded by the coding sequence ATGACCACCGACGAGGCCGCGCTGCTTCGCGCCATCGCCGCGCACCCGGGCGAGGTCACCGCGCGGCTCGCGTATGCGGACTGGCTCGACGAGCACGGCCGCGGGATCGAAGCCGCCTGGGTACGCGACGAGGGCACGGCCCCGTGGGTGACCGAACTCGGCGGCGGCGATGGTGACGGTGGCTGCGACGCCGACGGCACCGGCACCGGCGATGACCACGGCAGCGGTAACGGCGATGGTGACGGCGACGGCTACGGTGACAGCAACGGCGACGGCTACGGCGACGGTACGAACTGCGGCGACGGCGCCGGCCGCGGTGACGGCCGCGGCTACGGCGCCGGCGGCGGGGGCAGCGAAATCCACGACTACAGCATCCGCGGCGGCAACCACGGCTACGGCCGCGGCTACGGTTACTGCTACGGCGACAGCGACGGCGACGGCGACGGCAACGGTCAAGGCCACGGCTACAACCCCATCGCCGCGCACAATCTGCAACACCTGATCCCCCACCAGGAGGTTCACATGCCGGAGTCGGGTGCGTACGTGATCGTGCGTTCGCGGGATCAGGGTTGCGTGTGCGGTGAGTACCGGGGGCACCACGGCCGTGAGGTGGTGCTGGGGAAGGCGCGCCAGATCTACTCGTGGGAGGGCGGTCGGCTGACGCTGTTCGACTTCGCGGTGGTGCCGGGTCCGTGCCGGCTGTCGCGTGAGGCGCCCGGGGAGGTGGTGATGCTGGAGGCGTGCGGGATCATCCCGACCACGCCCGAGGTCGAGGCGTTCCTGCGGGCGCACCCGGGCGAGTGA